The Topomyia yanbarensis strain Yona2022 chromosome 3, ASM3024719v1, whole genome shotgun sequence nucleotide sequence tgctattgttatctcgcgcacacataccttctatgtgtcaactgtataaactatgtatgcacacacataagttatatgtgcatattgttatagaatggggttttatgcgcccaatagttatgaaatgtgaatgtaagatcaatatttcttgtaaatacacacattgggtttatgtgccagcaaatagtgtctatatgcctctgttaattgcaaaaatctatgtgtagaATCAATAgacataacgtttacttttttttgagtgtagttttaacaacgacacgactagacattCCATGCAACATGCCTTAGAAAAAGTGTCTCGAGCGATTTACCTCCAGTTACCAGTATATTGAGTCACCCCTCGATGCGCGCAACAAAATAATTTCTTCAGCAACACTTCTTTGTTTAGCTGATTTTCGGTTGCTGTGTAGCAACcatgttttgtttgtttcggTTCAGCGAGTTTTGCTGgtattaaatgaaaaaaaaattccaacggGGAGGAGGGTGTCGCCCTCGTAATGAGTTTTTTCTTTGTGTTGAATCAAATAGAAGATAGATAATAATTATTGTTGCATCTTGAACATCTCATCATGCCCAGTACCGTGCCTACCTGTTTAACCACGGATGGAACGTTTAAGCTTTTTCCGCGGTACGACCTGCTTTTGGGACGGTGGCTCAAGGCAATATAGGTCGGCACTGGACTGCCGGTAGCAGTTTGTGATAAACAGGAACTGTCTCAGTACGAGATCTGCGAGCAGCATTTTACGACCGTACAGGACACGCAACCGGAAGACTGTTGGTGCCAGGAACCGACTCTGTTCTATCATTGGTATGTAGATTGAGATTAATTTTACGAGTGAGTGATTGTTCCTTTTAATCGATTATAGCAACGGTGATTTACTGGAAGTTGGTAGCTGCCGGTTGTGCTTAAACTTTCATCCCAGTACCAATATGATTGCCATATGCAATATGCTGGAGGGAAAGATTCTCCCTTCCATTGTGTTTGAAATATTGAACATTCACTTTAAGGACGATGATCTCCTGTTGATGATATGCGGCGAATGTATCGCTCGTGCCGAAATATTACATTCAATCTGGGCGGCGTTTCTTGCAGCTGAGAAAGATTTTACGAAGTTGTTAGCGACTGCACAAACCTCGGCACTGGAGATTCACAGTAAAATTGTTTTAGAACATCCGTCCGTAGATGCGTTCATTGAGGAAACAGAACTATGTAGTATCGTAGAAACTGAGAAAGAACAGTCGTTACAATTAACACTACCTCCAGATGAACCATTGCTTAGATCATCTTTCAAGGATACAGCAGTAATCGCACCTAAAACAATAACCAGATTTAGAAACTCGACGAAATCGGTTGCATTGAAAGCCGTCGTTGGTAGAAAGTGTTATATCTGCGTAACTGTTTTTGAAGACGCAAACGAGTTACTGCAACATTTGTCGGAAGTACATGCCACAAACGTGGGATACCATTGCAAAGAATGTTTTTCCAAGTTCCGTCAGGTTATCGCATATAACCGTCATCTGGGCCGACATGAAACAAAGGAACGACCGAACAAATGACGATATTCAAAAGCTGTAATATTTGTGATAAAACATTCAGGTGTAACTCTAAACTGAACTTTCACATACGAAGGGTACACAACAGCCAGGGGATTCCTACCTGTAACATATGCGACAAGACCTTCACAGCTAAGGCAAGTTTGGAACGACACATGCTTTTACACACGCAAGAAAAACCTTTCGTTTGCGACTTGTGTGACACCTACTTTAGTCGTTCGCTTGATGTTAAGAATCATGTAAGAATGGTGCACAAAAGTTTAAATCCTCACGTTTGTGAGGAATGTAGTGAACAATTCAAAAACTATCACGGTCTTTGCAAGCATCGTCAGATTGTTCATTTAAACAAATCTCTGCCAGCGGTACGGTTTAAGCCGTATCACGTTATCTGTAAGCTCTGTAAGCGACCTCACAGAAAATCTAGTGAACTGATTCAACATATTCGACAGGACCACTCTAATGAAACGTATCCATACGTACAGTGTCCGGTTTGTCCAAAAACCTTTTTGTCTACGCAACATCTGAGTTGCCATAAAGAGATTCATACGGACAAGTACACCTGTATGTACTGCGGCGCGAGCAATGCGACAATTCACCGGCTGCAAACCCACGTCGAAAATCATCACAATGAAGAGCGTAGATATGACTGTCCCATCTGCAACAGTAAATTGTACAAATCGGCATCCGCCTTGCCAACGCACGTGCCCACCCATAGCCGCGGGAAGCAATACCGATGCGATATATGTCGGAAAGATTTTATGCGAAAGGATCAGTTGAGCATACATCGCCGGTGAGAAAGAGTTTATAGTAGTTGGGTTGTTAATGGaaaggaagttttttttttgttgcaggACCCATACAGGCGAGAAACCATTTCAGTGTGAAATCTGTCAGAAACGATTCAGCGATGGTGCATCGTACTGCAAGCACAAGAAGCGCTGCATGCGGTTGTCTTTGAACAGTGATGTGTCTGTTTGAGGGGCGCTGAAGGCAGATCCTGATCAAGAAGGATTCACAAAGGCTGTACTATTGATATTGTttaaattatattgtctatAAGGGATaccaaattgtagtatgtgtaGTCTTTAAGAATTTACATCACCACAGGATTGAAAATATATTCTTCTCACTTTTTAATTCGGACACTTGTGATATTTCATAAGTATACCACAGGGGTAAGAGGGCGGACAACGGCGATCGGGGAAAGTAGAAGATAAAACTTGCAGCTTTGTGGCATCTGGAAGATAAACATCAATTAAATTCTCGAACTGTCTGACATCACGTACCGGGACGCCAGGTTACCCTTATCAATCTCGCTGGTAATCGTTTAAAAATGGGCTCGACCTCCAGGGAGCTCTGTTTTTAATTTCCAACACTACAGCTTCAGATACCTACAACCAGTTAATGCAGGCACAAATGTGAGGGTACTACGATCATCAGTAGGACTCTGGTGCGTGTTGGCAGGACTGTTTGAAGCTGTccaacccggtcaaaccattcgaaaTTTGATTCGGACTCCTGAATAGAGTCAGTATAGATTCAAACTCAAATGCAACGACTGATTCCGAAACCGaattgagttggaatccatactgattcCATTCAAAATTCCGAACCGGTGCGGAATGGGTTTAACTAGGaagatgtcagaaaatttcatcagCAAAACCAGGTAGCAATTGTCATTAGTGGTGAAACCATTTCTTTCAAAAGATTGGAGTGTTACTGGggggagacgaattttatcgAAGAGAACGTTGTTCAGCAAACTGGTCCCGATCTGCGAATTATCCATGAGTCGTATCTTGATCGCTGAAAATAGTAGTAACATTAGCGCAATAATCAGATTATTATAacatattttaaaaatcaaGATTTGTATTGTTGTCGTGTATTTGTTTTTCCCTGCGTAACCAAGGGATGCAAGAGgttatttggaaaaaataacaacaGATTTTTCAGTGTTGGTAGATTCATGCATTTTCTAACGAAAAGTCATATTTGACattaccagttacctgagtcactgaggggtagtcagatttgcgatacagttttgaaattccagtgtctagtcgtgtcgttggttttaagatatttgtaattttacctctttgttaataCTATTGTcacccatcttgtaaatagaattgtatccccagttttaaaacaccgg carries:
- the LOC131690961 gene encoding gastrula zinc finger protein XlCGF28.1-like, whose amino-acid sequence is MTIFKSCNICDKTFRCNSKLNFHIRRVHNSQGIPTCNICDKTFTAKASLERHMLLHTQEKPFVCDLCDTYFSRSLDVKNHVRMVHKSLNPHVCEECSEQFKNYHGLCKHRQIVHLNKSLPAVRFKPYHVICKLCKRPHRKSSELIQHIRQDHSNETYPYVQCPVCPKTFLSTQHLSCHKEIHTDKYTCMYCGASNATIHRLQTHVENHHNEERRYDCPICNSKLYKSASALPTHVPTHSRGKQYRCDICRKDFMRKDQLSIHRRTHTGEKPFQCEICQKRFSDGASYCKHKKRCMRLSLNSDVSV